The Brasilonema sennae CENA114 genome includes a region encoding these proteins:
- a CDS encoding histidine phosphatase family protein — protein MTLNLYLLRHGETTFSQSGKFCGETDAELTSEGMQMASSFADVYHKLKWEAVYVSPMKRTIATAKPFCDAIGMDMQLRDGLREGSYGEWETKSKSFAQENYAENYVKWLTEPAWNAPLGGETAVDIANRSMPVIAEIQEKHPQGNVLVVSHKATIRILLCSLLGIDLGRYRYRVNILVASVSMVKFDVNGPLLEILGDRHHIPDHIRSRPGT, from the coding sequence ATGACACTCAATTTATATTTACTGCGACATGGAGAAACTACTTTTAGTCAAAGTGGTAAATTCTGCGGTGAAACTGATGCGGAGTTGACATCCGAAGGGATGCAGATGGCATCCAGTTTTGCGGATGTTTATCACAAATTGAAGTGGGAAGCGGTTTATGTTAGCCCGATGAAGCGCACAATTGCAACTGCTAAACCATTTTGTGATGCTATCGGTATGGATATGCAGTTGCGTGACGGACTTAGAGAAGGTAGTTACGGCGAATGGGAAACTAAGAGTAAATCGTTTGCCCAAGAGAATTATGCAGAAAACTATGTAAAATGGTTGACAGAACCGGCTTGGAATGCGCCATTAGGTGGAGAAACTGCGGTAGATATTGCTAACCGTTCTATGCCTGTAATTGCTGAGATTCAAGAAAAACATCCCCAAGGTAATGTTTTAGTAGTATCCCATAAAGCCACGATTCGGATTCTGCTTTGCAGTTTACTAGGAATAGATTTGGGACGCTATCGCTATCGGGTGAATATTTTGGTCGCGTCGGTAAGTATGGTTAAATTTGACGTTAATGGTCCTCTTTTAGAAATATTAGGCGATCGCCATCATATACCCGATCATATTCGCTCTCGTCCGGGAACATAA
- a CDS encoding cation:proton antiporter, whose protein sequence is MNPLLDPLLAASAVAQKGPIKPLGHHELLLILLELALLLLVSRGLGEFMRRIKLPPVVGELLAGVLLGPSVFGWLLPSLQEHIFPKIQAQSDLLSVVSWLGVLFLLVVTGLETDLNLIVRKGKTALVISLGGIVIPFATGLGLGWFLPEGFLVNPNQRLIFSLFIATAMSISAVPVIAKVLMDLKLIRRDIGQVTLAAGMTDDTIGWILLSVVSGLASSGKFDFQTVFRSVGGAVLFLGIAFTIGRSLMSWVFRWVDNYIGGPTASLSALLVLALGAAAFTHTLGIEAALGAFVTGILAGQSPRFSREAGLTLELITSGFLAPIFFATAGLKVDLLQILNPQTLGIGLLVLAVACFGKFTGAYIGSRIGGLSHWEGIAMGSGMNARGAMEIIVATIGVSLGVLNPQMYSIIVMVAIVTSLMAPPLLRWSLSKVSMSDEEVQRLEQEQLASRSFIKRIRRVLMPTQGGPNVKLAAQLVSHLAHQNPVEVTILFAKSDKKAKTKSANAVKDTTAETAIATVTEKFHLPAESLLETKVESGSNKAEVILKEACKGYDLIVIGATERQRSKGALFNLLVDRVVQEAPCATMVVKSNLSEAEEETDLAAYHKIGHILVPTSGTEYSQHAVEVASTIATQTGATVTLVNVVNRTQQEYILFEQQTMSSVTDLAEKIVHEQAEVGRGLGASVKTAILNGSPELEILKFARVNEVDLIVMASSVRTVSGRAFFGHRTDAILNKAPCPVAVITLAANTTSC, encoded by the coding sequence ATGAATCCACTCCTCGACCCTTTACTTGCTGCTAGTGCAGTAGCCCAAAAAGGTCCAATCAAGCCCCTTGGTCACCACGAGTTGCTACTGATATTGCTAGAGTTAGCTCTACTGCTTTTGGTCTCCAGAGGCTTAGGTGAGTTCATGCGTCGAATCAAGCTACCACCTGTGGTTGGTGAGTTGCTTGCAGGGGTGCTGCTAGGTCCGTCGGTGTTCGGCTGGCTTCTGCCAAGTTTACAGGAGCATATTTTCCCTAAAATTCAGGCACAGTCTGATCTGCTTTCGGTCGTCTCCTGGTTAGGAGTGCTGTTTTTGCTAGTTGTCACCGGGCTGGAGACAGACCTGAATTTAATTGTTCGCAAAGGCAAAACAGCTCTAGTAATTTCTTTGGGAGGCATTGTCATTCCCTTCGCTACTGGACTGGGTTTGGGCTGGTTTCTGCCAGAGGGCTTTTTAGTTAATCCTAATCAACGTCTGATCTTCAGTCTGTTTATTGCGACTGCTATGAGTATCTCGGCAGTTCCAGTGATTGCCAAAGTGCTGATGGACTTAAAGTTGATTCGACGGGATATTGGTCAGGTTACTTTGGCAGCTGGTATGACTGATGATACCATTGGCTGGATTCTCCTGTCTGTGGTATCGGGGTTGGCAAGTAGTGGGAAATTTGATTTCCAGACGGTATTTCGGTCGGTTGGCGGAGCGGTTCTATTTTTGGGAATTGCCTTTACGATTGGGCGATCGCTCATGTCTTGGGTGTTTCGCTGGGTAGATAATTACATTGGTGGACCAACAGCTAGTTTGTCAGCTCTATTAGTACTAGCGTTAGGTGCTGCTGCCTTTACCCATACTTTAGGAATTGAAGCCGCACTGGGAGCGTTTGTTACGGGGATTTTAGCAGGGCAATCGCCGCGTTTTAGTCGGGAGGCGGGGCTGACTCTAGAACTGATTACCTCTGGGTTTTTGGCTCCTATCTTCTTTGCCACAGCCGGATTAAAGGTAGACTTACTGCAAATACTCAATCCTCAGACGTTGGGAATTGGCTTGCTCGTACTGGCAGTTGCTTGTTTCGGTAAATTCACTGGAGCCTATATCGGTTCTCGTATCGGTGGGTTGAGCCATTGGGAAGGTATTGCAATGGGTTCGGGGATGAATGCCCGTGGCGCAATGGAGATTATTGTTGCCACTATTGGGGTTTCTTTGGGCGTGCTGAATCCGCAGATGTATTCAATTATTGTCATGGTGGCAATTGTAACTTCGTTGATGGCTCCTCCCTTGTTGCGTTGGTCATTGTCCAAAGTGTCAATGAGTGATGAAGAAGTTCAGCGCTTGGAGCAAGAACAACTAGCAAGCCGCAGCTTTATCAAGCGCATTCGCCGAGTACTCATGCCCACCCAAGGAGGACCGAACGTTAAGTTAGCGGCTCAGTTAGTGAGTCATTTAGCACACCAAAATCCCGTAGAAGTGACGATTCTGTTTGCCAAAAGTGATAAAAAAGCCAAGACGAAATCAGCTAATGCGGTAAAAGATACTACCGCAGAAACTGCCATTGCTACAGTAACCGAGAAATTTCATCTACCCGCCGAGTCGCTACTGGAAACTAAGGTGGAGTCGGGAAGCAACAAAGCTGAGGTGATTCTTAAAGAAGCTTGCAAAGGGTATGACTTGATTGTTATTGGCGCAACAGAACGTCAGCGTTCCAAAGGTGCTTTATTCAATTTACTTGTTGATCGGGTAGTTCAAGAAGCTCCTTGCGCCACAATGGTAGTCAAGTCTAATTTATCCGAAGCGGAGGAAGAAACGGATCTGGCTGCTTATCATAAAATTGGTCATATTTTAGTGCCAACCAGTGGAACCGAGTATAGCCAACATGCAGTTGAGGTAGCAAGTACAATCGCCACTCAAACCGGGGCAACAGTTACATTAGTCAATGTCGTCAACCGGACTCAGCAGGAATACATTTTGTTTGAGCAGCAGACGATGAGCTCTGTAACAGATCTTGCCGAAAAGATTGTGCATGAGCAAGCTGAGGTGGGGCGGGGACTGGGGGCATCCGTCAAAACTGCAATCCTAAATGGAAGTCCAGAGTTGGAAATTCTCAAGTTTGCTCGCGTTAATGAAGTAGACTTGATTGTTATGGCTAGCAGTGTACGTACAGTTTCTGGTCGAGCCTTCTTTGGTCACCGCACCGATGCTATTCTCAACAAGGCACCTTGTCCAGTCGCGGTGATTACGCTAGCAGCTAACACGACGAGCTGTTGA
- a CDS encoding transposase gives MTGLYISAIERYQNAERTISIDEMTGIQATERLEKDLPMRPGKVERREFEYIRHGTQSLIANFDVATGKIIEPTCGDSRTEVDFVLNIRRIIESEPNAKKWHLIMDCLNTHQSESLVRLVAEKEGLNIDLGIKGKRGILKSMKSRAAFLSDKTHRIVFHYTPKHSSWLNQIEIWFSILVRKLLQRASFKSQDDLKTRILEFIDYFNKTMAKPFQWTYKGKVLAV, from the coding sequence ATTACTGGTTTATACATAAGTGCGATTGAACGTTATCAAAACGCAGAGCGTACAATATCAATTGATGAAATGACGGGTATTCAAGCTACAGAGCGTCTAGAAAAAGATTTACCGATGCGACCTGGTAAAGTTGAAAGAAGGGAGTTTGAGTATATTCGTCACGGTACACAGAGTTTAATTGCTAATTTTGATGTCGCTACTGGTAAGATTATCGAGCCTACTTGTGGAGATTCTCGAACAGAAGTTGATTTTGTTCTCAATATTCGTCGAATCATTGAAAGTGAACCCAATGCTAAAAAATGGCATCTAATCATGGATTGTCTGAATACGCATCAGTCTGAATCGCTGGTTCGTTTGGTTGCAGAAAAAGAAGGTTTGAATATCGATCTGGGTATTAAAGGAAAAAGGGGAATACTCAAATCCATGAAATCCCGTGCTGCTTTTTTAAGTGACAAAACACATCGAATTGTTTTCCATTACACCCCTAAACACTCTTCTTGGCTCAACCAGATTGAAATTTGGTTCAGTATTTTGGTTCGTAAGTTACTTCAGCGTGCTAGCTTCAAGAGTCAGGATGACCTAAAAACCCGAATTCTTGAATTTATCGACTACTTTAATAAAACAATGGCTAAACCTTTTCAGTGGACATATAAGGGTAAAGTGTTAGCTGTCTAA
- a CDS encoding caspase family protein, with protein MVVGINHYENLRSLNFAKRDASVMATWFEQEARFDQVFVFTDDSPPIPANPPIPTQPTFGHLRRFLRAQFDNLESPLLKPEDNLWFFFAGHGNRYKDKDYLMFSDSDPGDVEHTAIPVDYITQRLRRSGADNVVLFLDACRDETSRGGLGIGQQRYPGVITFYSCTANQKSWEIDELQHGSFTHSLLQGLRIQGEANCATVERLEQYLRYQVPELNARYKKPAQNPYLQAEPPYKMYFILLEQTATLRDVEPLKYQASQAENKGDFLLAKQLWVRVLAVSRGDWDAVDAIERIAVRQRGNFEPRSSTIVCCVVVLGATVPGTAVRRFATTSLRSAGTTSVVFALRVLPRELFSPLYFYSFSLYPSFLFSF; from the coding sequence ATTGTTGTTGGGATTAATCACTATGAAAACCTGCGCTCGCTAAACTTTGCCAAGCGAGATGCTTCTGTCATGGCAACTTGGTTTGAACAAGAAGCCAGGTTTGATCAAGTTTTCGTTTTTACTGACGATTCTCCCCCAATTCCAGCCAATCCGCCAATTCCCACTCAACCGACTTTCGGACACTTACGGCGATTTTTACGGGCACAATTTGATAATCTTGAATCTCCTTTATTAAAACCAGAAGATAATTTATGGTTTTTCTTTGCAGGTCATGGCAATCGATATAAAGATAAAGATTATTTAATGTTCTCGGACAGTGACCCAGGTGATGTAGAACATACAGCAATCCCTGTTGATTATATCACCCAAAGATTGCGCCGCAGTGGCGCTGATAATGTGGTGTTATTTTTGGATGCTTGCCGAGATGAAACTAGTCGGGGAGGATTAGGAATTGGTCAACAAAGATATCCGGGAGTCATTACCTTTTATTCCTGCACAGCTAACCAAAAGTCTTGGGAAATTGATGAATTACAACATGGTTCATTTACCCATTCGCTATTACAAGGTTTGCGAATTCAAGGAGAAGCTAATTGTGCGACGGTAGAGCGTCTAGAACAATATTTACGTTATCAAGTTCCTGAGTTGAATGCTCGCTATAAAAAGCCTGCACAAAATCCTTATCTCCAGGCAGAACCGCCCTACAAAATGTATTTCATTTTATTAGAACAAACTGCCACACTTAGAGATGTAGAACCGTTGAAGTATCAAGCATCTCAAGCTGAAAACAAGGGTGATTTCTTATTAGCAAAACAATTATGGGTGAGAGTTTTGGCTGTATCCCGTGGTGATTGGGATGCTGTTGATGCTATTGAAAGGATTGCTGTGCGTCAGCGAGGAAACTTTGAACCGAGAAGCTCAACTATCGTATGCTGCGTGGTGGTTCTTGGGGCAACGGTCCCGGGTACTGCCGTTCGGCGTTTCGCTACTACCTCGTTGCGGTCGGCTGGGACAACTTCAGTGGTTTTCGCGTTGCGTGTTCTGCCGCGTGAACTCTTTAGCCCTTTATACTTTTATTCTTTTTCCCTTTACCCTTCTTTTCTTTTCTCTTTTTGA
- a CDS encoding BON domain-containing protein: MNKITPFFISCILLFGATACQNPPARTSADAPNTTAEQVTQAPSAQATEAALKDAQSEIRKKQLNADIRAREQRNNQLNDGSATKRAARDIESEVRSKLEANIPNGHLTVAASEDGTVTISGTVAKKDQLAKIDTLPKEIKGVTKIVNKATVEQTKS; this comes from the coding sequence ATGAACAAGATCACTCCTTTTTTCATCAGTTGCATTTTACTTTTCGGTGCTACTGCTTGTCAAAATCCTCCTGCCAGAACTAGCGCAGATGCACCTAATACAACAGCGGAACAAGTGACACAAGCACCATCTGCACAAGCCACAGAAGCTGCTCTGAAAGATGCTCAGAGTGAGATCCGCAAAAAACAACTCAATGCTGACATTCGTGCTCGTGAACAGCGCAACAATCAATTGAATGATGGGAGTGCGACAAAAAGAGCAGCACGTGACATTGAAAGCGAAGTTCGCTCTAAGTTAGAAGCTAATATCCCCAACGGTCATTTAACAGTTGCAGCTTCAGAAGATGGCACAGTAACAATATCTGGAACTGTAGCAAAAAAAGATCAGTTAGCTAAGATTGACACTTTGCCAAAAGAAATCAAAGGCGTTACAAAAATTGTTAATAAAGCCACAGTTGAGCAGACAAAAAGCTAA
- a CDS encoding helix-turn-helix domain-containing protein, whose translation MAGLAPKQLNLSDGDRSELQELVNRHNTGQQIVLRAKIILLASEGKNNGEIARTLNISLDMARLWRNRWFKTSDKKLPTFERLRDSERIGAPVKFSMEQVIKLFALACSKPEDYGRPISHWTPRELADEIIKQGIIESISVRHVGRLLEEAELKPHQSSYWLTPP comes from the coding sequence GTGGCAGGATTAGCTCCAAAACAATTAAACTTAAGCGATGGCGATCGCTCAGAACTGCAAGAGTTGGTAAACCGACACAATACAGGGCAACAAATAGTACTACGTGCAAAAATAATTCTTCTAGCGTCAGAGGGGAAAAATAATGGCGAAATTGCTCGAACATTAAATATAAGTCTGGATATGGCTCGTTTATGGCGAAACCGATGGTTTAAAACTAGCGATAAAAAGTTGCCTACTTTTGAGAGACTACGAGATTCGGAGCGTATTGGGGCACCAGTAAAATTTAGTATGGAGCAAGTAATCAAACTGTTTGCCCTTGCATGTTCAAAACCCGAAGACTACGGACGACCAATAAGTCATTGGACACCAAGAGAACTAGCAGACGAAATTATAAAGCAAGGGATTATTGAAAGCATATCTGTCCGCCATGTTGGAAGATTACTAGAAGAGGCAGAACTTAAACCCCACCAGAGTAGTTACTGGTTAACCCCCCCCTAA
- a CDS encoding metallophosphoesterase family protein: MKLVSDPAIADKIRKMNQRVRWQDPAIMERGIDQTQLVLDDKKSEEPEFSFLVVGDSGSGAHPGHNPQRQVAKLMQPHQQECSFMLHTGDVVYLVGSSEYYQKNFIKPYREFLLGGEDYRRIAYDQMIFKQPILPVPGNHDYYDLPLIYGLASLAAMPVRHLFPSKLNFDVGAHGSWKGDAYAKAFLDYLKAFMLPGDLARHLDEHYTAKTDTGRCLRYQPGQFTRLPNRYYSFRYGGIDFFALDSNTFNAPLPLPATQEGDASRQELSKRRDELERQKMQFMEESAKLNPDNHSEAEKLDDSQHQVSQIEEMIVDIDKQLGSDEKTVTDIDQLEWLKHRLIKSWNTADVRGRIIYFHHPPYVSETTKWNQSQTLAVRDRLRTVLNAVAEVVGSNTGDRPLVDLVLNGHAHCLEHLETVDTGSADSRIHWIVCGGSGYSLRRQRTEGPDLMEDQKLVAHSRLFVGRNGNGSLKRRPYSCLRIDVKEGSTPKFIVRPLVAEWYQREWHNYEMQSFQI; the protein is encoded by the coding sequence TTGAAACTCGTATCCGATCCGGCAATTGCCGACAAAATTCGCAAGATGAACCAGCGGGTGCGATGGCAAGACCCTGCAATTATGGAAAGGGGAATTGACCAAACTCAGCTGGTACTGGATGATAAAAAATCTGAGGAGCCAGAGTTCTCGTTTTTGGTTGTAGGTGATAGCGGTTCCGGGGCACACCCAGGACATAATCCTCAGCGACAAGTTGCCAAACTCATGCAACCCCATCAGCAAGAATGCAGTTTTATGCTGCATACAGGTGATGTTGTCTATCTGGTGGGGTCAAGCGAGTATTACCAGAAAAACTTTATCAAACCTTACCGAGAGTTTCTTCTGGGGGGAGAGGACTACCGGCGCATTGCTTATGACCAGATGATTTTCAAACAACCAATCCTGCCCGTACCAGGAAATCACGATTACTACGACTTGCCACTTATCTATGGCTTGGCATCCTTGGCAGCAATGCCAGTACGTCACTTATTCCCATCAAAGCTAAACTTTGATGTTGGCGCTCATGGTTCATGGAAAGGTGACGCCTATGCCAAGGCGTTTCTGGATTACCTCAAAGCATTTATGCTTCCAGGGGATTTAGCTCGTCACCTAGACGAACATTACACCGCCAAAACAGATACAGGGCGTTGTTTGCGCTACCAGCCAGGGCAGTTTACCCGCCTTCCCAATCGCTACTATAGCTTCCGCTACGGTGGAATTGACTTCTTTGCACTGGATTCCAATACATTTAATGCTCCCCTTCCCCTACCCGCAACTCAAGAAGGAGATGCTTCTCGGCAGGAATTGTCCAAGCGCCGTGATGAACTAGAACGGCAAAAAATGCAATTTATGGAGGAATCAGCAAAACTGAATCCGGATAACCACAGCGAAGCTGAAAAACTAGATGATAGTCAGCATCAAGTATCACAAATTGAGGAAATGATTGTTGATATTGATAAGCAATTAGGCTCTGACGAAAAAACGGTCACCGATATCGACCAGCTCGAATGGCTGAAGCACAGACTGATTAAATCTTGGAATACCGCAGATGTGCGGGGACGAATCATTTATTTTCATCATCCTCCCTACGTTAGTGAAACAACAAAATGGAATCAGTCACAGACTTTGGCAGTGCGCGATCGCCTGCGTACTGTACTAAATGCCGTTGCTGAAGTTGTAGGTTCCAACACAGGCGATCGTCCGTTAGTCGATTTAGTCTTAAACGGTCATGCTCACTGCTTGGAACATCTTGAAACCGTGGACACGGGAAGTGCTGATTCTCGCATTCATTGGATTGTCTGCGGTGGAAGTGGCTATAGCCTGCGACGCCAGCGAACTGAGGGACCAGATTTGATGGAAGACCAAAAGTTAGTGGCGCATTCTCGCCTGTTTGTTGGTCGAAACGGTAATGGCTCTCTAAAGCGAAGACCTTACTCATGTCTGCGTATTGATGTTAAGGAAGGTTCCACACCCAAGTTTATTGTCCGTCCCTTGGTTGCTGAATGGTATCAGCGAGAGTGGCACAATTACGAAATGCAGTCATTTCAGATTTGA
- a CDS encoding DNA/RNA non-specific endonuclease: protein MSVKTVTYALDFLDKLKHLRNQEVSTSQETLLSNIEQRDRRADPVTILSRRIENIAASGSGVSSFDLERFLGRNDLLPVNFLQKGTLAARAVCRIWIADSFGSNGSWGTGFLVSPRLLITNHHVIESVDAAMRASAQFGYEMDISGKINQWKAFNLTPQEGFITDPELDFTLVAVAETSDDGEAQLADYGFLRLDPTLHKVEPLEFVTVIQHPGGQPKQIAIRENKVLKIGDNQDALKDNFLWYASDTAPGSSGSPALNDNWQVVAIHHRSVVETRTHEGVEEIQLSNGEWVAKEEAKNLSENQIKWIANEGVRTSKILDQVNKIQTQQEGSASQLVQAFLEDAKSIRIFPGTTPRESVVTSTITTPAPVAETLIQPQSISSLRSGTKTSAGSVRPLSHYEGRKGYNPDFLGVTIPLPELTPAALAFGPVAQVKGTQDNILRYTHFSIVMCETRRLAFYTAVNIDGKQWVGLNRRDDEWFFDPRISSEMQVGNDFYSNEPGGNFFDRGHLVRRQDPIWGEQSEAKTANSDTFHFTNCSPQYFQFNQSQQLWQGLENFILTNTDQDDLLATVFTGPVFQQSDIVHRGVQVPKFFWKVVVVVDKQRKLSSSAYVVSQEKFVQNIPFELLPVGQFNNFQVSIANLESRIGLKFSDEVRRADVFTGDSQGRRLRGFADIEHPRR from the coding sequence ATGTCTGTTAAGACAGTAACCTACGCTCTCGACTTTCTCGACAAGCTAAAACACTTGCGGAACCAGGAGGTTTCCACTAGCCAGGAAACTTTGTTGTCCAACATAGAGCAGCGCGATCGCAGAGCAGACCCTGTAACAATTTTATCCAGACGAATCGAGAACATCGCGGCGAGTGGTTCTGGAGTATCCTCCTTTGATCTAGAGCGTTTTCTTGGGCGTAATGACCTGCTACCCGTTAACTTTCTCCAAAAGGGGACGCTAGCTGCCCGTGCAGTTTGCCGGATTTGGATCGCAGACTCGTTTGGCTCAAATGGAAGCTGGGGAACTGGCTTTCTGGTATCTCCCCGCCTGCTGATTACAAATCATCATGTGATTGAATCTGTTGATGCAGCAATGCGAGCATCAGCCCAGTTTGGCTACGAGATGGACATTAGCGGTAAAATTAATCAATGGAAAGCTTTTAATCTGACTCCTCAGGAAGGATTCATCACCGATCCTGAGCTTGATTTTACCCTCGTCGCCGTTGCTGAAACCTCGGATGATGGAGAAGCTCAACTGGCAGATTACGGGTTTTTGCGTCTCGATCCTACGCTTCACAAGGTAGAACCATTAGAATTCGTCACCGTCATCCAACACCCAGGTGGTCAACCCAAGCAAATTGCTATTCGGGAAAACAAAGTCCTTAAGATTGGTGATAACCAAGATGCCCTTAAAGACAATTTTCTCTGGTATGCTAGCGACACGGCTCCTGGGTCTTCCGGTTCCCCAGCTCTCAATGATAATTGGCAGGTGGTTGCGATTCATCACAGGAGTGTAGTAGAAACTCGCACCCATGAAGGGGTTGAAGAAATTCAACTGAGCAACGGCGAGTGGGTAGCGAAGGAAGAAGCAAAAAATCTGAGTGAAAATCAAATAAAATGGATTGCCAATGAAGGTGTTCGGACAAGCAAAATTCTGGATCAAGTAAACAAAATCCAAACTCAACAGGAGGGTTCCGCCTCCCAGTTGGTTCAAGCTTTCCTTGAAGACGCCAAAAGTATCCGCATATTTCCGGGTACGACTCCCCGCGAAAGCGTGGTCACCTCGACAATCACTACTCCTGCTCCAGTTGCAGAAACTCTCATCCAACCCCAGAGTATAAGTTCCCTTAGATCCGGTACTAAAACTTCTGCCGGAAGTGTTCGCCCACTGAGTCACTATGAAGGTCGCAAAGGTTATAACCCTGATTTTTTGGGCGTCACGATTCCACTACCAGAATTGACACCAGCAGCCCTTGCCTTTGGTCCAGTCGCACAGGTAAAAGGAACACAGGACAACATCCTCCGCTATACGCACTTCTCAATTGTCATGTGTGAAACCCGTCGCTTAGCCTTCTACACTGCTGTGAATATTGATGGCAAACAGTGGGTTGGACTGAACCGGAGAGATGACGAATGGTTCTTTGACCCCCGTATCTCCTCAGAGATGCAAGTCGGAAATGATTTTTACAGCAATGAACCTGGAGGCAACTTTTTTGATCGGGGTCATCTTGTCCGCAGACAAGACCCAATTTGGGGAGAACAAAGCGAGGCAAAGACAGCCAACAGCGACACATTCCACTTCACAAATTGCTCGCCTCAGTACTTTCAGTTCAACCAATCACAGCAGCTGTGGCAGGGGTTGGAAAACTTCATCCTCACTAACACCGATCAAGATGATCTCCTAGCAACTGTTTTCACTGGTCCAGTTTTCCAACAAAGTGATATTGTTCATCGAGGAGTTCAAGTTCCTAAATTTTTCTGGAAGGTTGTTGTAGTAGTAGACAAACAGCGCAAGCTTTCTTCTAGCGCCTACGTTGTCAGTCAGGAGAAATTCGTTCAGAATATTCCCTTTGAACTTCTGCCTGTTGGTCAATTCAATAACTTCCAGGTATCCATTGCTAACCTGGAGAGCAGAATCGGCTTGAAGTTCTCTGATGAAGTCCGCAGGGCAGATGTTTTTACTGGTGATTCTCAAGGAAGACGATTGCGCGGTTTTGCTGACATTGAGCACCCTCGTCGCTAA